Within Nakaseomyces glabratus chromosome G, complete sequence, the genomic segment GAACCAGGTAAGACCTCTTTCTTCCAAGCTCTTGGTGTCCCAACCAAGATTGCCAGAGGTACCATTGAAATTGTCTCTGACGTTAAGGTCGTTGAAGCCGGTAACAGAGTCGGTCCATCTGAAGCCTCTTTGTTGAACTTGTTGAACATCTCTCCTTTCACTTACGGTTTGACTGTTGTCCAAGTCTACGACCAAGGTCAAGTCTTCCCATCCACCATCTTGGATATCACCGACGAAGAATTGGTCTCCCACTTCGTCTCTGCCGTCACCACCGTCGCTGCTATCTCTTTGGCTGCCGGTTACCCAACCTTGCCATCTGTTGGTCACACTTTGATCAACAACTACAAGAACTTGTTGGCCGTCGCTATCGCTTCTTCTTACCACTACccagaaattgaagaattgaTCGACAGAATCGAAAACCCAGAGAACTACGCTTCCGCTGCCCCAGCTGCCGCTGCTGCCTCCGGTGACGCTGCTCCAGCTGAAGAAGCTGctgctgaagaagaagacgaaTCCGATGACGACATGGGTTTCGGTTTGTTCGACTAAGGAAATTAATCtcaattttaaaaattaacaaatttacaattttttttactatttAGACCTTAATTTTCTGTAGTTTCTTAGCAACATTTCGGATGTATACTCTCATATGTACAATTTGAGTTATTAATTTAATTCTTATATTCATCATACTTTTTTTAGTGTTCTTTTTGTTGTCGTAGGCAtcatttatttatatatcatttattTAACGTTTTGGTCGTATTCTCTCGATTCAATATGTTATTGTGTCATATATCAATGGCGCGCAATTAGAATTCACCACACACGtatcaacaataatataccaaaaatttaaaaatagtAGCAGCCTGTCATATACTATTTCATAGTCAGCTCTGCTCCCATGCCACCTATATACCGTAAATATACAATAGATACCGCCCGCAGATATGAATGTCCTATCGGTTCAGCACGAGAACATTCCTAGCATCAAATACCATAAGCGCCCTATCAAAGACGGTCAAAAAAGATGTGCATTCTACTTATCTACTGAGACAGAAAGCGTGGTGAATTATTCATTGCGTTTCGATTCGAAGAGTTTGAGCCGGCGTAAATTTGATGCCCTTCTAAAGGTTCCTACGCATGTATCCAACTCCAAAATTGACACCCATACATTACCACATTTAATAGAGATCATACAAGAACAAATAATTAGTGTTACCGAACAGAGGAAATGCGTCACTCTGCATGACAATCTATATATGATAGCGCTCTGTATCGTGCCGATGACAGTTGAGCTTACTCGCACGCTTGAACAAGTGAATAACGCATCACAAAGCAAGTTTACTGTGAATTCATACTACAGCAACAAATTCCTGTTCCTTATTGAAATACTAATAGAGTTCATATGGGTTGACCACATCAGAGCGCTTTGTAGGGAAGAGATACATAAGGACCACACACATAGTAACTATAAAACTCGATATAACATGACTATGTTAGTAGAGGACCCTGACTCAGTGCTGTCTCGCATATACTACAGATGGAGTAAGCTTAACTATTTTCCCATAACGTTACTTTCCAGCTTGAAGTTTACAGTCATTGGTGAAGGTAAGAATGTCGAAATTGGTTACAGGAATGAGACTCGCAAGATAGTCCTCAGTACGCTACTGTTGGTCAGTAAGAAGTGCTTTGTACAGTTTATGAAAATTGTAATGGCGCAACAGGCGTTATACCAGAACTTAGACGAGGCatgctttcttcttatGTGTGAGTGGCTTCTCAAAGGTACAGTTCAAAGCAATTCAGGAGAGAGTGTAGTAGGTATAAGGCAAGTGATCCTTGATCTGGTCAATGCCAAGGACGGTTCGCTATTAAGTGAACACCTTGGCTTTAGATGTAGATGTAATACGTGGGCCAAGCAGCTCAGCACTCGACTGATCGAGAACAAAACCAAAGAGGACGTAATACAAGGCACAGAGATAGAGGACACAGATCTGAAGTTTAACAAGTACGAAGTGGCGTTGCTGTTTTTGGATGATCTCATCCGCAGCACTGCCACTGTGCATTCCGTGGGGACATCCCAAGAGGACAGCAATATACAGGACGAACACACACAGGAGCTTACTCATAGGCCCTTGGAGTGGATGAGTGTGTTTAATTCATGTTCATACCACAGTGGAAATGCCATCAAACATCGGAAAAGATctcaattgcaaaattGGTTCAAGAAGCACACTCTTATGCGAAGAATTATAAAGGTCTTTAAGAATCTACGTAGCTCATAGCATAGCCAACACACATAAAACCCTGTATTTCCGTTTTCTTTCCTTATGCAATCGTTACAAATCTGTAGTTGCCGGAAGTTACTGTTAATGGTAGCATATAACTTCAATATCCGATCCTTGACGCGTAATCCATATTGCTTCTCCTATCACCCAATCCCCCCCCTCCATTCCAGGAACACTGAAGCGATTGCAATTCGCGTTTCTAATTCTCACTTGTTCGGTTACGATAGAAAATGCAGTAGCCCTGgaccaagaagaaaacgCGAAAATTCAGCTCTCTAACCCGTGGCTCATAAGTACACAAGACACGATCGCAAAACGCGTCTACACATAACTCTCCCCACAAATCGATTTCCACTCACTTCCGGTTCCATTGGTGTCTAATTCATAACTCAAGGGCAAGGATAGTTAACACAACTTGTGAGAGAGCTTGAGAGAAACCCCGTAGCCCACTTCTCAAGTGCTAGTTTCTATACACATATTGACCAGCCATCTCTATTTTATGTAGAAATTGCTTTTTCTGTTCTTTCTACAGGGGTTTAAGAGACTGTACTTTTCGCTAGTAACAATGCCCTACAGAAAACCGcgtctctttcttttttttacttcCATCATTTTTTCTACGCACTGCCTGGCTAAAGACTGAGAAAATGCCGTAGTTGTATGTGTGCTCACTAGTGCGTTTAAGATTCAATGCGCGGTCTCCTAGAGATAGAAGGGGTGGGGAGAGATCTGGatctattattatttctgCGTCAAATACCTGCAACCAGTCGAGAGACGGATCTATTTGAAAGGgggaaagaaaaaaagaaagggaTAGTTCCCGTATCCATGAGATAATGGCCGTAGAGGGGGTGGTTTGCGGCAAGAGGTGAGGGAGGGAGAAGGCAAATGATGCAGAGAAGGAGGGGGTAGTAGTTGTGGTAGCTCGGTGGCAAAGAGACGTCTGTAGAGAAAAacatatttgttttttctttttttctgagATCTAGGAATTCCTTTTTCCTGCTGAGATATATACGCACAtaccaaaaagaaagaaagcaGAACAGAtctcctttcttttttttccaatatGGATCTATAATACTGTGTGCCCCATGCTGCTTTGACTTGCTCGAACTATCTACCACATATTGAAAGCTCCTTTACAGCACGCCATATTGTTGAATGGAGGGACGCGTTATTGTaacttaaaaaaattaaaagaaatttttctattcttCGTGTATCAGCTTAGTCCctctaataataaaaaaaaaattgtaaattACAAGAAATAGAGAAGCTTGGGAAACTGCATGAACCGTGCGAGTATTTGTTACTGCATTGTGTGTAAGGGTGGTAATTTTTAGTAGAGAATAGCTTGAAAGTAATCtaaaattgcaaaaaaaaatttgatcCGAAAAAACATGTTATTATTCtcatgatttttttttattttaaataAAGAATTAATAAAATGGGAGCAAACAATTAcaatttgattttctttgtaaaaaaaaaagtattaGAACATTTCGATTTCTgatttttctctttcttgatcCTTTCATTTAAAAGGTAAAGGGTCTTTTCGAATCTTGCTATTAATTCCCTATCGCTTAGGAAAAGTagcaatatatttgaaaagaaaggactgaaaaaaaaagatcaaataccaaaggaagaaaagatataacAAATTCACATTCGCTTAgaatttattttaaaaaaaaagtttatctttgccttttctttcatttctagagttttatcttttttttttgctcttGTTTGATATACATTCGCTATGTCTTACAATAATAACGGACAACAAATGTCCGATCAGGGCTACTATGATAATAACCAAGGTTATTACCAACCAGAAGACCAACAGAATGGTCAAGCCATGTACGGTGACGAAGGTTACTACGACCCAAACATCAGCGGTGGTGACTACTACAACcaaccaccaccacctcCAAACATGATGGGCCAAGACATGGAGAACTTCTCCGATTTCAGCAGTTACGGCCCTCCTGGTGTGCAAGGTTACGACTATCAGAACATGAACCAATCTGGTCAATACACGCCATCTCAAATGAGTTACAACGGCGATCCAAACTCTGGATCCTCAACTCCTATATACGGTAATGGCATGTCTGCTTACGATCCTAATGCCATCGCTATGGCGTTGCCTAACGATCCATACCCAGCATGGACCGCAGACAGCCAATCACCAGTGCCAATCGAACAGATCGAGGATGTCTTCATTGACCTAACGAACAAATTCGGTTTCCAAAGAGACTCCATGAGAAACATGTTCGACCACTTCATGACTCTTCTAGATTCTAGAACTTCTAGAATGGCTCCAGACCAAGCTTTGCTGTCTTTACACGCCGATTATATCGGCGGTGATACAGCCAACTACAAGAAATGGTACTTCGCCGCCCAACTAGATATGGATGATGAAGTCGGTTTCAGAAACATGAGCTTGGGTAAACTATCCAGAAAGGCCAGAAAggccaagaagaagaataagaagGCCATGGAGGAGGCTAATCCAGAGGATGCTGAAGACATTCTAAATAAACTGGAAGGTGACAACTCTTTAGAAGCCGCTGATTTCAGATGGAAGACTAAGATGAATGCCTTAACTCCAATCGAAAGAGTTCGTCAAATCGCTCTATACCTTTTGATCTGGGGTGAAGCTAACCAAGTGAGATTCACCTCGGAGTGTCTGTGTTTCATTTACAAGTGTGCCACTGACTACTTGAACTCTCCTCTATGCCAACAGAGAACCGAGCCAATGCCAGAGGGTGACTACTTGAACAGAGTTATCACTCCACTTTACCGTTTCATCAGAAACCAAGTCTACGAAATTGTCGACGGTCGTTACGTTAAGCGTGAAAAGGACCACCACAAGGTCATTGGTTATGATGATGTTAACCAGCTATTCTGGTATCCAGAAGGTATCGCTAAGATTGTCTTCGAAGACAGCACTAAGTTGATCGAGATTCCAGCTGAAGAACGTTACTTGAGATTAGGTGAGGTTAGCTGGGATGACGTTTTCTTCAAGACTTACAAAGAAACCCGTTCTTGGTTCCACATGATCACAAACTTTAACCGTATTTGGATCATGCACGTTACCATTTTCTGGATGTACGTTGCCTACAACTCTCCAACTTTCTACACACACAACTATCAACAATTGGTCAACAATCAACCACCAGCTGCCTACAAGTGGGCTAGTGCTGCTCTTGGTGGTACTGTTGCCAGTTTCATCCAACTTCTAGCTACAATCTGTGAATGGTCTTTTGTTCCAAGAAAATGGGCAGGTGCTCAACATCTTTCCCGTAGATTTTGGTTCTTATGTTTGATTTTTGCAGTTAACTTGGGTCCAATTATTTTTGTCTTCGCTTATGAAAAGGACACTGTTCAATCAAAGGCAGGCCACGCGGTTGCTGCGGTCATGTTCTTTGTTGCAGTCGCTACATTGCTATTTTTCTCAGTCATGCCATTGGGTGGTCTGTTCACGTCCTACATGCAAAAGTCTACCAGACGTTACGTCGCTTCTCAAACCTTCACTGCCTCCTTTGCACCTTTGCATGGTCTTGACAGATGGTTGTCTTACCTGGTTTGGGTTACTGTTTTTGCTGCTAAGTACGCTGAATCATACTACTTCTTGATTCTATCTCTAAGAGATCCAATCAGAATTTTGTCTACCACTACCATGAGATGTACTGGTGAATACTGGTGGGGTTCAAAGCTATGTAGACATCAATCAAAGATTGTTTTGGGTTTGATGATTGCTACCGATTTTATTCTGTTCTTCTTGGATACCTATCTGTGGTACATTGTTGTCAACACTGTCTTTTCCGTTGGTAAATCTTTCTACTTGGGTATTTCTATTTTGACTCCATGGAGAAACATTTTCACTAGATTGCCAAAGAGAATTTACTCCAAGATTTTGGCTACTACTGATATGGAAATCAAATACAAGCCAAAGGTTTTAATTTCCCAAGTCTGGAACGCTATCATTATCTCAATGTACAGAGAACATTTGCTTGCCATTGACCATGTCCAAAAGTTATTATACCATCAAGTTCCATCTGAAATTGAAGGTAAGAGAACTTTGAGAGCCCCAactttctttgtttctcAGGATGATAACAACTTTGAAACTGAGTTTTTCCCAAGAAACTCTGAAGCTGAACGTcgtatttctttctttgccCAATCCTTGGCCACCCCAATGCCAGAACCATTGCCAGTTGACAACATGCCAACTTTTACCGTTTTGACTCCTCACTATGCTGAAAGAATTTTGTTGTCTTTGAGAGAAATTATCAGAGAGGATGACCAATTCTCCAGAGTTACTCTATTGGAATACTTGAAGCAATTACACCCAGTTGAATGGGAATGTTTTGTTAAGGACACCAAAATCTTGGCCGAAGAGACTGCTGCTTATGAAGGTATGGATGATCAAGATCCTGAGAAGGAAGATGCATTGAAGAACCAAATTGATGATCTTCCATTCTACTGTATTGGTTTCAAGTCTGCTGCTCCTGAATATACTCTACGTACACGTATTTGGGCTTCTTTGAGATCTCAAACTTTGTACCGTACTGTTTCTGGTTTTATGAATTATGCTAGAGCTATCAAATTGCTATACCGTGTCGAAAACCCTGAAATTGTTCAAATGTTTGGTGGTAATGCCGAAGGTCTTGAAAGGGAATTGGAAAAAATGGCTAGAAGAAAGTTTAAGTTCTTGGTTTCTATGCAAAGATTGGCTAAGTTTAAACCACATGAACTGGAAAACGCTGAATTCTTGTTGAGAGCTTACCCTGATCTACAAATTGCTTACTTGGATGAAGAACCTCCACTAAACGAAGGTGAAGAACCAAGAATTTACTCAGCCTTGATTGACGGTCACTGTGAAATCTTGGAGAATGGTCGTAGACGTCCTAAGTTCAGAGTCCAACTGTCTGGTAACCCTATTCTTGGTGATGGTAAATCTGATAACCAGAACCATGCTTTGATTTTCTACAGAGGTGAATATATCCAATTGATCGATGCTAACCAAGACAACTATTTGGAAGAATGTTTGAAGATTAGATCTGTTCTTGctgaatttgaagaattgaatGCTGAACAAGTGTACCCATACTCTCCAGGTGTAAAATACGAAGATCAAAACACAAATCACCCAGTTGCTATTGTTGGTGCCagagaatatattttctctGAAAACTCTGGTGTTCTTGGTGATGTTGCCGCTGGTAAAGAACAAACATTTGGTACTCTTTTTGCTCGTACATTGGCTCAAATTGGTGGTAAACTGCATTATGGTCACCCGGATTTCATCAACGCTACTTTCATGACTACCAGAGGTGGTATTTCAAAGGCTCAAAAGGGTTTGCATTTGAACGAAGATATTTACGCCGGTATGAATGCCCTATTACGTGGTGGTCGTATTAAGCACTGTGAATACTATCAATGTGGTAAAGGTAGAGATTTAGGTTTTGGtacaattttgaatttcacAACTAAGATTGGTGCTGGTATGGGTGAACAAATGTTGTCCCGTGAATACTACTATCTAGGTACACAACTTCCAATTGACCGTTTCTTGACTTTCTACTATGCGCACCCTGGTTTCCATTTGAATAACTTGTTCATTCAATTGTCTCTTCAAATGTTTATGTTGACTTTGGTTAATTTACACGCTCTTGCACACGAATctattatttgtatttaCGATAAGAACAAGCCAAAGACAGATGTATTGTATCCAATTGGTTGTTACAACTTCTCTCCAGCTATTGACTGGGTCAGACGTTACACATTAtctattttcattgttttctGGATTGCCTTTGTTCCTATTGTTGTGCAAGAATTGATTGAACGTGGTCTGTGGAAGGCTACCCAAAGATTCTTCCGTCACATTCTTTCCCTATCCCCAATGTTTGAAGTGTTTGCTGGTCAAATCTACTCATCTGCTTTGTTGAGCGATTTGACTGTTGGTGGTGCTCGTTATATTTCTACTGGTAGAGGTTTTGCAACCTCACGTATCCCATTCTCCATTTTGTACTCCAGATTTGCAGGCTCTGCCATTTATATGGGTGCTAGATCAATGCTAATGTTGCTTTTCGGTACCGTTGCCCACTGGCAAGCTCCTCTCCTATGGTTCTGGGCCTCACTGTCCGCCCTGCTGTTCTCTCCATTTATTTTCAACCCACATCAATTCTCCTGGGAagacttcttcttggaTTACAGAGACTACATTAGATGGTTATCTAGAGGTAATAGTAAATACCACAGAAACTCCTGGATTGGTTACGTTAGAATGGCTAGATCTCGTATTACCGGTTTCAAACGTAAGTTGGTTGGTGATGAATCTGAAAAGGCTGCAGGTGATGCAAGCAGAGCTCACAGAACCAACTTGATTCTAGCCGAGATTATTCCAAATGCTATTTACGCTGCAGGTTGTTTTGTTGGTTTCACTTTCATTAACGCCCAAACAGGTGTTAAGACTACTGATGACGATAGAGTGAACTCTGTTCTACGTATTATCATCTGTACTTTGGCTCCAATTGTCATTGATATTGGTGTTCTGTTCTTCGTTTTGGGTATGTCTTGTTGTTCTGGTCCATTGTTCGGTATGTGCTGTAAGAGAACTGGTTCAGTTATGGC encodes:
- the FKS1 gene encoding 1,3-beta-D-glucan synthase (CAGL0G01034g~Putative 1,3-beta-glucan synthase component; functionally redundant with Fks2p; 'hot spot' mutations in FKS1 confer resistance to echinocandins) — its product is MSYNNNGQQMSDQGYYDNNQGYYQPEDQQNGQAMYGDEGYYDPNISGGDYYNQPPPPPNMMGQDMENFSDFSSYGPPGVQGYDYQNMNQSGQYTPSQMSYNGDPNSGSSTPIYGNGMSAYDPNAIAMALPNDPYPAWTADSQSPVPIEQIEDVFIDLTNKFGFQRDSMRNMFDHFMTLLDSRTSRMAPDQALLSLHADYIGGDTANYKKWYFAAQLDMDDEVGFRNMSLGKLSRKARKAKKKNKKAMEEANPEDAEDILNKLEGDNSLEAADFRWKTKMNALTPIERVRQIALYLLIWGEANQVRFTSECLCFIYKCATDYLNSPLCQQRTEPMPEGDYLNRVITPLYRFIRNQVYEIVDGRYVKREKDHHKVIGYDDVNQLFWYPEGIAKIVFEDSTKLIEIPAEERYLRLGEVSWDDVFFKTYKETRSWFHMITNFNRIWIMHVTIFWMYVAYNSPTFYTHNYQQLVNNQPPAAYKWASAALGGTVASFIQLLATICEWSFVPRKWAGAQHLSRRFWFLCLIFAVNLGPIIFVFAYEKDTVQSKAGHAVAAVMFFVAVATLLFFSVMPLGGLFTSYMQKSTRRYVASQTFTASFAPLHGLDRWLSYLVWVTVFAAKYAESYYFLILSLRDPIRILSTTTMRCTGEYWWGSKLCRHQSKIVLGLMIATDFILFFLDTYLWYIVVNTVFSVGKSFYLGISILTPWRNIFTRLPKRIYSKILATTDMEIKYKPKVLISQVWNAIIISMYREHLLAIDHVQKLLYHQVPSEIEGKRTLRAPTFFVSQDDNNFETEFFPRNSEAERRISFFAQSLATPMPEPLPVDNMPTFTVLTPHYAERILLSLREIIREDDQFSRVTLLEYLKQLHPVEWECFVKDTKILAEETAAYEGMDDQDPEKEDALKNQIDDLPFYCIGFKSAAPEYTLRTRIWASLRSQTLYRTVSGFMNYARAIKLLYRVENPEIVQMFGGNAEGLERELEKMARRKFKFLVSMQRLAKFKPHELENAEFLLRAYPDLQIAYLDEEPPLNEGEEPRIYSALIDGHCEILENGRRRPKFRVQLSGNPILGDGKSDNQNHALIFYRGEYIQLIDANQDNYLEECLKIRSVLAEFEELNAEQVYPYSPGVKYEDQNTNHPVAIVGAREYIFSENSGVLGDVAAGKEQTFGTLFARTLAQIGGKLHYGHPDFINATFMTTRGGISKAQKGLHLNEDIYAGMNALLRGGRIKHCEYYQCGKGRDLGFGTILNFTTKIGAGMGEQMLSREYYYLGTQLPIDRFLTFYYAHPGFHLNNLFIQLSLQMFMLTLVNLHALAHESIICIYDKNKPKTDVLYPIGCYNFSPAIDWVRRYTLSIFIVFWIAFVPIVVQELIERGLWKATQRFFRHILSLSPMFEVFAGQIYSSALLSDLTVGGARYISTGRGFATSRIPFSILYSRFAGSAIYMGARSMLMLLFGTVAHWQAPLLWFWASLSALLFSPFIFNPHQFSWEDFFLDYRDYIRWLSRGNSKYHRNSWIGYVRMARSRITGFKRKLVGDESEKAAGDASRAHRTNLILAEIIPNAIYAAGCFVGFTFINAQTGVKTTDDDRVNSVLRIIICTLAPIVIDIGVLFFVLGMSCCSGPLFGMCCKRTGSVMAGFAHGIAVIVHIGFFIVMWVLEGFNFTRMLLGVVTMIQCQRLIFQCMTVLMLTREFKNDHANTAFWTGKWYGSGFGYMAWTQPTRELTAKVIELSEFAADFVLGHVILFAQFPVLCIPAIDKFHSIMLFWLKPSRQIRPPIYSLKQSRLRKRMVKRYLTLYIIVFLVFAGCIVGPAVASSHVAKDLGHQLTGTFHNLVQPRNVSNNDTGFGISTYSNHYYTHTPSLKTWSTIK
- the SPO77 gene encoding Spo77p (CAGL0G01012g~Ortholog(s) have role in ascospore wall assembly, ascospore-type prospore membrane assembly and intracellular localization) encodes the protein MNVLSVQHENIPSIKYHKRPIKDGQKRCAFYLSTETESVVNYSLRFDSKSLSRRKFDALLKVPTHVSNSKIDTHTLPHLIEIIQEQIISVTEQRKCVTLHDNLYMIALCIVPMTVELTRTLEQVNNASQSKFTVNSYYSNKFLFLIEILIEFIWVDHIRALCREEIHKDHTHSNYKTRYNMTMLVEDPDSVLSRIYYRWSKLNYFPITLLSSLKFTVIGEGKNVEIGYRNETRKIVLSTLLLVSKKCFVQFMKIVMAQQALYQNLDEACFLLMCEWLLKGTVQSNSGESVVGIRQVILDLVNAKDGSLLSEHLGFRCRCNTWAKQLSTRLIENKTKEDVIQGTEIEDTDLKFNKYEVALLFLDDLIRSTATVHSVGTSQEDSNIQDEHTQELTHRPLEWMSVFNSCSYHSGNAIKHRKRSQLQNWFKKHTLMRRIIKVFKNLRSS
- the RPP0 gene encoding 60S ribosomal protein uL10 (CAGL0G00990g~Acidic ribosomal protein L10) gives rise to the protein MGGIREKKAEYFAKLREYLEEYKSIFVVGVDNVSSQQMHQVRKALRGRGVVLMGKNTMVRRAIRGFISDLPDYEKLLPFIKGNVGFIFTNESLKDIKEVIVANKVAAPARSGAVAPEDIWVKAMNTGMEPGKTSFFQALGVPTKIARGTIEIVSDVKVVEAGNRVGPSEASLLNLLNISPFTYGLTVVQVYDQGQVFPSTILDITDEELVSHFVSAVTTVAAISLAAGYPTLPSVGHTLINNYKNLLAVAIASSYHYPEIEELIDRIENPENYASAAPAAAAASGDAAPAEEAAAEEEDESDDDMGFGLFD